One Ardenticatenales bacterium genomic region harbors:
- a CDS encoding N-6 DNA methylase: protein MLLLIGGFSLGGTPALAAFRVGCKSFSQLFARRHTMFYNVSSKESGGNIVNMEGGTRYITIKDAADMLDVTPATLRNWDRSGKLKALRDPQNGYRIYDVNSISAVLRKKGSAYEVPVRDPHFIQYSQPALFPTDQLIEDDGTDVRSLRLLVKRLSRAFRDSMGGGILERFEEISKVIWCKYFDETQAAASPSYGYQFYVARTDSNDEAYARIANLYQQATEQNPALFSNGLRRLSDDKVAIVKCVELLQDVRLLDIPSDVKGIIYEELVRNTFEKDEHQQFFTPRIIVEFLVALANPLYGSIICDPACGSGGFLIAILTSLQRQAVTAGCELLGFEIDRRMAWIAKLNLLMHGGSDGGVHYLGNGGSLSFSNEVNDIVEPDSIDLIITNPPFGSSYAAASDLTHFTLGKNKSSRRRGILFVERSIRWLKPGGRLAVILDDSVLNGKSNDDVRTFILQHTIVEAVISLPDVAFMPYATAKTSILLLRKKRSQEEEQTNIFMAEVNHIGKKANGDPLYSQTRDSNGKLMLLNDLPDVLEDWQLFKIGRLDPVSSSHSFACKPDLFRTSGKQGIRLDVPFHHPSRKSAEEILGRSIYPTPKLAELVVLRTNQTIPAQQDPDEMWNYIGLANIQAGTGEYYVSQVIGGKIKSNVRQFQQGDILFSRLRPELRKSVLITEEDEGYASSECLVLRTLASALQDTDLQSKVRKLSHSPISEVEAEYISFMLRSDLVFGQLVYQITGVGRPRVSKAAVLGVRIPLPPLSIQKEIVSAAKMARQHYEECRRRSELAVQEGEQALRSAYIFATEKLCPR, encoded by the coding sequence GTGCTGCTCTTGATCGGTGGATTTAGCCTCGGCGGAACACCCGCTTTAGCCGCGTTCCGCGTTGGCTGCAAGTCCTTTAGTCAATTATTTGCCAGACGGCACACAATGTTTTACAATGTTTCATCAAAAGAAAGTGGAGGAAACATTGTAAATATGGAAGGCGGAACAAGATACATTACGATAAAAGACGCAGCAGATATGCTAGACGTAACACCAGCTACATTACGCAATTGGGACCGATCTGGCAAGCTGAAAGCTCTGCGCGATCCGCAAAACGGCTATCGGATCTATGATGTCAACAGTATTTCCGCGGTGTTGCGGAAAAAGGGGAGCGCGTATGAAGTTCCAGTACGTGATCCTCATTTTATCCAGTATTCTCAGCCAGCCTTGTTTCCAACAGATCAATTGATTGAGGATGACGGTACTGATGTTCGCTCTTTGCGTCTCCTTGTTAAACGATTAAGTCGTGCTTTTCGGGATTCAATGGGCGGTGGAATACTAGAGCGGTTTGAGGAGATTTCCAAAGTTATCTGGTGTAAATACTTTGATGAAACCCAAGCTGCGGCGTCTCCTTCCTATGGCTATCAATTTTATGTAGCCAGAACAGACTCAAATGACGAAGCCTACGCAAGGATAGCCAACTTGTATCAACAAGCAACCGAACAGAATCCAGCTTTGTTTTCAAACGGTTTGCGTCGTCTAAGTGATGACAAGGTAGCAATTGTAAAGTGTGTCGAGTTACTTCAGGATGTGCGATTACTGGACATTCCCTCGGACGTGAAAGGTATCATTTATGAGGAGCTGGTCCGCAACACGTTTGAGAAAGATGAACATCAACAATTTTTCACGCCACGCATTATTGTCGAATTTCTCGTAGCACTTGCAAATCCCCTTTATGGTTCGATCATCTGTGATCCTGCTTGCGGAAGCGGCGGATTTCTAATTGCGATCTTGACGTCTTTGCAAAGGCAGGCGGTTACGGCGGGGTGCGAACTACTAGGTTTTGAAATTGACAGGCGAATGGCCTGGATTGCCAAGCTCAACCTGCTGATGCACGGCGGTTCGGACGGAGGCGTACATTATTTGGGTAACGGCGGTTCGCTTTCATTTTCAAATGAGGTGAACGACATCGTTGAGCCAGATTCGATAGACTTAATTATCACAAATCCACCTTTTGGCAGTTCATACGCTGCGGCAAGTGATCTAACCCATTTCACACTAGGGAAAAACAAATCGTCTCGGAGGCGAGGCATTCTATTTGTTGAACGGTCCATTCGGTGGCTCAAGCCGGGCGGACGTTTAGCCGTTATTCTGGATGACAGTGTTCTCAATGGAAAGTCTAATGATGATGTTCGCACCTTTATCTTGCAGCACACGATAGTTGAAGCCGTGATTAGCCTGCCTGATGTGGCATTTATGCCTTATGCAACGGCCAAGACGTCCATTCTGCTCTTGCGCAAGAAAAGATCGCAGGAGGAAGAACAAACAAACATTTTTATGGCGGAAGTCAATCATATTGGAAAAAAGGCAAATGGCGACCCGCTTTACAGTCAAACTAGAGACTCGAATGGGAAGTTGATGTTGCTAAACGATTTACCAGATGTGCTAGAAGATTGGCAGCTATTCAAGATTGGTCGATTAGACCCTGTTTCTTCATCCCACAGTTTCGCGTGCAAACCCGATCTATTCCGAACTTCTGGTAAGCAAGGGATTCGACTCGATGTTCCGTTCCATCACCCTTCACGGAAATCGGCTGAAGAGATCTTGGGACGCTCAATTTATCCAACTCCTAAACTGGCTGAACTTGTCGTGTTACGAACAAACCAGACAATCCCGGCACAACAAGACCCTGATGAAATGTGGAATTATATTGGTTTAGCCAACATCCAGGCCGGCACAGGTGAATACTACGTATCGCAGGTAATCGGCGGCAAGATTAAGAGCAACGTTCGCCAGTTTCAACAAGGTGACATTTTGTTTTCACGCCTGCGTCCGGAATTGAGGAAGAGCGTCTTGATCACGGAAGAGGACGAGGGGTATGCTTCATCTGAGTGTCTTGTTCTAAGAACGCTCGCTTCAGCGTTACAGGACACCGATTTACAATCAAAAGTGCGAAAACTATCTCATAGCCCCATTTCGGAAGTAGAAGCTGAATATATTAGCTTCATGCTGCGTAGCGATTTGGTCTTTGGACAGCTCGTTTATCAAATTACGGGTGTAGGACGGCCAAGAGTGAGCAAAGCCGCTGTTCTCGGTGTGCGAATCCCCCTTCCACCTCTATCTATACAAAAGGAGATTGTTTCGGCTGCCAAGATGGCAAGACAGCATTATGAAGAATGTCGTCGGCGTAGTGAATTAGCCGTTCAAGAGGGCGAGCAGGCCTTGCGCTCCGCATACATTTTTGCTACTGAAAAACTATGTCCCCGCTAA
- a CDS encoding class I SAM-dependent methyltransferase, which translates to MNILQHNREAWNRESRGGSPWARPVDAEVIKEALAGRWEVILTPNRPVPRHWFGDLQGKRVLCLASGGGQQAPVLAAAGAQVVSYDLSDEQLAKDQFVAARDGLNIRCLRGDMADLSAFAANAFDLIFHPVSNVFVPDVKPVWRACYRVLQPGGRLLAGFMNPGFFLFDHDAAKTAEDLVVTFPLPYREPESLSDDGRAALAESGRPLEFSHSLEAQIGGQIAAGFILRDLYEDYWDDEATPLNKFSPTYIATWAEKADG; encoded by the coding sequence ATGAACATCCTTCAGCACAATCGAGAGGCGTGGAATCGGGAATCCAGGGGAGGCAGCCCGTGGGCGCGTCCCGTAGACGCCGAAGTCATAAAAGAGGCTCTGGCGGGACGGTGGGAGGTGATTCTGACGCCTAATCGCCCCGTTCCCCGGCACTGGTTTGGCGACCTGCAAGGCAAGCGCGTCCTCTGTCTGGCGTCCGGCGGGGGGCAGCAGGCCCCCGTGCTGGCGGCGGCGGGCGCGCAGGTCGTGAGCTACGATCTTTCCGATGAGCAGTTGGCAAAGGACCAGTTTGTGGCCGCGCGTGATGGCCTCAACATTCGCTGCCTGCGGGGCGATATGGCCGACCTGTCCGCATTTGCGGCCAACGCGTTTGACCTGATCTTTCACCCCGTCTCCAACGTCTTCGTTCCCGACGTAAAACCGGTATGGCGCGCGTGCTACCGCGTGTTGCAGCCAGGCGGACGCTTGCTCGCCGGTTTCATGAATCCAGGTTTCTTTCTCTTTGACCACGACGCGGCAAAAACGGCTGAGGATTTGGTCGTCACGTTTCCGTTGCCGTATCGGGAGCCAGAAAGCCTGTCGGATGACGGGCGGGCGGCTCTGGCGGAGAGTGGGCGTCCTCTGGAGTTCAGCCATTCGCTGGAAGCGCAAATTGGCGGGCAAATCGCCGCCGGTTTCATCCTGCGCGATTTGTACGAAGATTATTGGGATGACGAGGCCACGCCACTAAACAAATTCAGCCCGACCTATATTGCCACCTGGGCGGAAAAGGCTGATGGCTGA
- a CDS encoding DinB family protein: MTWKTSIWRQFGAAIDMLDNALRACPDNLWQARLYDTSPPQFAEFWYIGYHTLFWLDFYLSDAAEGFAPPAPFTLSEFEPDLLPERVFTKLELQTYLEYGRDKCQTRLETLTDPFVPQQVRSDWPDMSVAELLLYNMRHVQEHAAQLSMFLGQRTESGPGWVSKARRKDNRTS; the protein is encoded by the coding sequence ATGACCTGGAAAACAAGCATATGGCGACAGTTTGGGGCCGCCATTGACATGCTGGACAATGCCCTGCGCGCCTGCCCGGACAACCTCTGGCAAGCGCGCCTCTACGACACATCCCCGCCGCAGTTCGCCGAATTCTGGTACATTGGCTACCATACCCTCTTCTGGCTTGACTTTTATTTGTCTGACGCCGCTGAAGGGTTTGCGCCGCCCGCGCCTTTCACGCTTTCCGAGTTCGAGCCAGATTTGCTCCCGGAACGGGTGTTTACAAAACTTGAACTACAAACCTATCTGGAATACGGGCGCGACAAGTGCCAGACCCGGCTGGAAACGTTAACAGACCCATTCGTCCCGCAACAGGTCAGATCAGATTGGCCGGACATGAGCGTTGCCGAATTGTTGCTCTACAACATGCGGCACGTCCAGGAACATGCGGCGCAATTAAGCATGTTTCTGGGGCAAAGAACGGAATCGGGGCCAGGATGGGTGTCTAAAGCGCGGCGGAAGGATAACAGAACATCATGA
- a CDS encoding SpoIIE family protein phosphatase, which yields MLFSIEAQTGGLTWPSISFALLLGSLVASAIVLYWRYRSRQQLMQRVSQLEALREASSAIVAAELDVEALCELIYHEAGKVIENRTFQVGLFQDNQYAIKIWYIEGQKQIPRTFDLGSNGGLVGWVRQAREPLLISDFAKEMDELPARPLYVSDHPPRSALFIPMISGETVIGVLASQSSAPNRYHQSDLQRLGIIANQAASAIANADLYQRERTRAAQLELVGQIARQVNAVQDLDEIFQRVVLLTHRQFGFHPVNIFGLNGSTGEIVIEASSANSLVSGDICLREGEGLIGSAIQMRRTINARDVQEDGRYIAQLGLPDIDPIAAYTHSEIVIPLIVDKEVLGVLDVHSPTLNAFSGQEQTVLEALAAQVAIAIHKARQFNRQREQAWLTTAQLQMAEAISRSEDLDDLLDSITRLTTLLVGVDMCAILLWDSDDATYTPGRIYADHPEAHTRFAEMRLSVGDWPPLDAVHVGMESLTTEQAPPWQAACAPLTLYPLLAKAEMRGVMIVKPPPGRSAAQELLQNFSNQVAQAIDNAQLSIAQQEEAWVNTALLQVAEAVNSLIDLQDILSTIVRFVPMLIGVESCIVLVWDEEKSAFHAGPSHGLSDMARGLLETFEIPSKEIAPLEAKESGLFGPSATYYTLSLPPWLQTALKSSTAAAFPLHARNRLVGALVVGPPLNGYISGHRALSGRRLSILAGIAHQASIAVVNDQLYREAAERDKLAQELRVAHAIQASLIPPGSPEIPGCQIASYWQAARDVSGDFYDFMRLNNGRWGIVVADVADKGMPAALFMAVSRTILRAVSHNRVSPAETLERVNELLFNDTQTDLFVTVFYAVWDPPTETLTYANAGHNPPLWLRKDGREMLLSPTGMALGVLEEVKIKEKQTRLSPGDVVVFYTDGVTEAMNEDYDEYGTERLCLAVKGARERDAAGIIEAITQGITDHAGGTPQFDDVTMVVMKRT from the coding sequence ATGTTGTTCTCTATAGAAGCACAAACGGGCGGCCTGACGTGGCCGTCTATTTCATTTGCTTTGCTGTTGGGCAGCCTCGTTGCCAGCGCCATTGTCCTTTACTGGCGCTACCGCTCTCGGCAGCAGTTGATGCAGCGTGTCAGCCAACTGGAAGCGTTGCGGGAAGCCAGCAGCGCCATCGTCGCCGCGGAACTGGACGTAGAAGCCCTCTGTGAGTTGATTTACCACGAGGCCGGGAAGGTCATAGAAAACCGCACCTTTCAGGTAGGGCTGTTTCAGGACAACCAGTATGCCATCAAAATCTGGTATATTGAAGGCCAGAAACAGATCCCGCGCACGTTCGATTTGGGGTCCAATGGGGGACTGGTGGGCTGGGTGCGGCAGGCGCGCGAGCCGCTCTTGATCTCCGACTTCGCCAAAGAGATGGATGAATTGCCGGCACGCCCCCTCTACGTCAGCGATCATCCCCCCCGCTCCGCCCTCTTCATCCCCATGATCAGCGGCGAAACCGTCATCGGCGTCCTCGCCTCGCAAAGCAGCGCCCCTAACCGTTACCACCAGAGCGATTTGCAGCGCCTGGGCATCATTGCCAACCAGGCCGCCAGCGCCATCGCCAACGCCGACCTCTACCAGCGCGAACGCACCCGCGCCGCCCAACTGGAACTCGTCGGCCAGATCGCGCGGCAAGTCAACGCCGTGCAGGACCTGGACGAAATCTTCCAGCGTGTCGTTCTCCTCACCCACCGGCAGTTTGGCTTCCATCCCGTCAACATATTTGGCCTCAACGGAAGCACGGGGGAAATCGTCATCGAAGCCAGCAGCGCCAACAGCCTCGTTTCCGGTGACATTTGCCTCCGCGAAGGGGAGGGATTGATCGGCAGCGCCATTCAAATGCGCCGCACCATCAACGCCCGCGACGTGCAGGAAGATGGCCGATATATCGCCCAACTGGGGCTGCCGGACATTGACCCCATCGCCGCCTATACGCACTCCGAAATCGTCATCCCCCTCATCGTGGACAAAGAAGTTCTGGGCGTGCTGGACGTACACAGCCCCACCCTTAACGCCTTTTCCGGCCAGGAGCAAACCGTGCTGGAAGCATTGGCAGCCCAGGTCGCCATCGCCATCCACAAAGCGCGCCAGTTTAACCGCCAGCGCGAACAGGCCTGGCTGACTACGGCGCAATTGCAAATGGCGGAAGCCATCAGCCGCAGTGAGGACCTGGACGACCTGCTGGACAGCATCACGCGCCTGACGACCTTACTCGTGGGCGTGGACATGTGCGCCATTCTCTTGTGGGACAGCGACGACGCGACCTACACGCCGGGACGCATTTATGCCGACCATCCGGAAGCGCACACCCGCTTTGCGGAGATGCGGCTATCCGTTGGCGATTGGCCCCCGCTCGATGCCGTCCACGTGGGCATGGAATCGCTGACGACGGAGCAAGCCCCACCCTGGCAGGCCGCGTGCGCGCCGCTCACGCTCTATCCCTTACTGGCCAAAGCGGAGATGCGCGGCGTGATGATCGTCAAACCGCCTCCAGGGCGCAGCGCCGCGCAGGAACTGCTACAGAACTTTAGCAATCAGGTGGCCCAGGCCATCGATAACGCGCAATTGAGCATCGCGCAGCAGGAAGAAGCATGGGTGAACACGGCGCTGCTGCAAGTAGCGGAAGCCGTCAACAGCTTGATTGATTTGCAGGATATTCTCTCCACGATTGTTCGCTTCGTGCCCATGCTCATTGGTGTGGAATCCTGCATCGTGCTTGTGTGGGACGAAGAAAAATCCGCGTTCCACGCCGGTCCCAGTCACGGCCTGAGCGACATGGCGCGTGGTCTGCTGGAGACCTTCGAGATTCCCAGCAAGGAAATAGCCCCCCTGGAAGCCAAAGAGTCAGGACTATTCGGCCCCTCCGCTACGTACTACACGCTCTCGCTGCCACCGTGGCTACAAACGGCTCTGAAGTCATCAACGGCTGCCGCGTTCCCGCTGCACGCGCGTAACCGCCTCGTGGGGGCATTGGTCGTCGGTCCGCCACTCAATGGCTACATCTCCGGTCATCGCGCTCTTTCGGGACGTCGCTTGAGCATTCTTGCCGGCATTGCCCATCAAGCATCCATTGCCGTGGTCAACGATCAGCTCTATCGGGAGGCGGCGGAGCGGGACAAACTGGCGCAAGAACTGCGCGTGGCTCACGCCATCCAGGCCAGCCTTATCCCGCCCGGCAGCCCGGAGATCCCTGGCTGCCAGATTGCCAGCTACTGGCAGGCGGCGCGGGATGTCAGCGGCGACTTCTACGACTTTATGCGCCTGAACAACGGGCGTTGGGGCATCGTCGTTGCCGATGTGGCGGACAAGGGCATGCCGGCAGCCTTGTTCATGGCCGTGAGCCGCACAATTTTGCGCGCGGTTTCGCACAATCGCGTCAGTCCGGCGGAAACGCTGGAGCGGGTCAACGAGCTTCTGTTTAATGACACGCAGACGGACCTGTTTGTGACGGTCTTTTATGCGGTCTGGGATCCGCCCACGGAAACATTAACCTACGCCAATGCGGGGCACAATCCGCCCTTGTGGCTGCGGAAGGACGGGCGAGAAATGCTGCTAAGTCCCACCGGGATGGCGTTGGGCGTGTTGGAAGAGGTGAAGATCAAGGAAAAACAGACGCGCCTCTCGCCGGGAGATGTGGTTGTGTTTTATACAGATGGGGTGACGGAGGCGATGAATGAAGATTATGATGAGTATGGAACGGAGCGGCTATGTTTGGCGGTGAAGGGGGCGCGGGAGAGAGATGCTGCCGGCATTATCGAGGCCATCACGCAGGGAATCACCGACCACGCCGGCGGCACGCCCCAGTTCGACGACGTGACCATGGTCGTCATGAAACGGACCTGA
- a CDS encoding STAS domain-containing protein: protein MTIWQQASAQDTWVVGVQGRLAQEQSMALENVLRDLLDQQRSRLVVDLSQTSYINSGGLRTLVTAWRMARQQGGNLVLCGLNEHVREIFEMVGFDKVFQIFPTLEKATIAWEEKP, encoded by the coding sequence ATGACCATCTGGCAGCAAGCATCCGCGCAAGATACCTGGGTCGTCGGCGTGCAAGGCCGCCTGGCGCAAGAGCAAAGCATGGCGTTGGAAAACGTCTTGCGTGACCTGCTGGACCAGCAGCGCAGCCGCCTTGTCGTTGACCTGTCGCAAACGAGCTACATCAACAGCGGCGGCCTGCGCACCCTGGTCACAGCCTGGCGCATGGCCCGCCAGCAAGGGGGAAACCTGGTCCTATGCGGCCTCAACGAGCACGTGCGGGAAATCTTCGAGATGGTCGGCTTCGACAAAGTATTTCAAATCTTCCCCACGTTGGAAAAGGCCACGATAGCCTGGGAGGAGAAACCGTAA
- a CDS encoding ATP-binding protein, producing the protein MSRKRSTTFPGRYERIGDICDFVLEGATEAGFDADAAFQVNLACDEACTNIIEHAYDGDGNGEIHVSWEIGPENFVITLKDKGEPFDPNAVPEPNIPFAPDMMEQIQIGGLGLHIMRQVMDNVSFRFDENGNTVTMVRRLPAKPTPPPQE; encoded by the coding sequence ATGAGTCGCAAACGCAGCACCACCTTCCCCGGACGTTACGAACGCATCGGCGACATCTGCGATTTTGTTCTCGAAGGAGCCACTGAAGCAGGTTTCGATGCGGATGCCGCCTTTCAGGTGAATCTCGCCTGCGACGAGGCGTGTACAAACATCATTGAACATGCTTACGATGGGGATGGAAATGGCGAGATTCACGTCAGTTGGGAAATTGGCCCCGAAAATTTTGTGATCACGCTGAAAGATAAGGGGGAGCCATTTGATCCGAATGCAGTTCCTGAACCAAACATCCCTTTTGCCCCAGATATGATGGAACAGATTCAGATTGGCGGCCTGGGACTACACATTATGCGTCAGGTGATGGACAACGTCAGCTTCCGCTTTGATGAGAATGGAAATACGGTGACGATGGTACGGCGATTGCCGGCAAAACCAACCCCACCGCCCCAGGAATAA
- a CDS encoding STAS domain-containing protein: MSDLAISVQNLKRVDVVTVSGRIDSSNYGDLDNALQELFAQNRFMLVLDLNGVNYISSAGLRILVSGLRECKKGKSDGNLVLLAPSERVTEVLGLSGLSELFRSYEKAVEAVGSF, encoded by the coding sequence ATGTCCGATCTTGCTATTTCCGTCCAAAACCTCAAGCGCGTCGATGTCGTCACCGTATCCGGACGCATTGACAGCAGCAACTATGGCGATCTGGACAACGCCTTGCAAGAATTGTTCGCTCAAAACCGCTTCATGCTCGTTTTGGACCTCAACGGCGTCAATTACATCAGCAGCGCGGGTCTGCGCATCCTCGTCTCTGGTCTGCGTGAATGCAAAAAAGGCAAGAGCGACGGCAACCTGGTCTTGCTTGCCCCCTCCGAGCGCGTCACCGAAGTATTGGGGCTGTCTGGATTGTCCGAACTCTTCCGCAGTTACGAGAAGGCGGTTGAGGCCGTCGGTAGTTTCTAG
- the queG gene encoding tRNA epoxyqueuosine(34) reductase QueG yields the protein MMGVMDLSVALKAEARRLGFSMVGIMPAQSARRLSAYLNWIAQEYHGLMGYMARPDRVLRRQDLNVILPGVRSIVCVGLDYETIKLPPHIAHDPARGRISNYAWGADYHDLMTPRLHALADWLSWATSDPVSQKVYVDTGAILERDHGEQAGLGFVGKNTMLIGPRRGSWFFLGELLTTAALPPDPAPRFMPSCGACHRCLDACPTNAFPQPYVLDARRCISYLTIELKGWIPREFRPLMGNWVYGCDVCQLVCPFNRFAPESVESAFRPGSVEEAAPRLSTLLALDEGMFQRRFAGSPVRRIGRARLVRNACVNAGNYASVELLDQLLSLLADPEFLVRGHAAWALGRIGHEKARQGLAAALDQEINVEVRAEIGDALACRAGTDAVR from the coding sequence ATGATGGGCGTCATGGACTTGTCGGTGGCGTTGAAGGCGGAGGCGAGGCGGTTGGGGTTTAGTATGGTGGGGATTATGCCGGCACAATCCGCCCGCCGCCTCTCCGCATACCTCAACTGGATCGCCCAGGAATATCACGGCCTCATGGGGTACATGGCCCGCCCCGACCGCGTACTCCGTCGTCAGGACCTCAACGTCATTCTCCCTGGCGTGCGTAGCATCGTTTGCGTCGGGTTGGACTACGAAACCATCAAGCTCCCTCCCCACATTGCCCATGACCCCGCCCGTGGCCGCATCTCCAATTACGCCTGGGGCGCGGATTACCACGACCTGATGACGCCGCGACTGCACGCTCTGGCCGACTGGCTCTCATGGGCGACGTCCGATCCCGTCTCGCAAAAGGTGTACGTGGATACGGGGGCGATTCTGGAGCGCGACCACGGCGAGCAGGCGGGTTTGGGTTTCGTGGGCAAGAATACGATGCTCATTGGGCCACGGCGTGGCTCCTGGTTTTTCCTGGGCGAACTGTTGACGACGGCTGCTTTGCCGCCCGACCCGGCTCCTCGGTTCATGCCCTCCTGCGGCGCATGCCATCGCTGCCTGGACGCCTGTCCCACGAATGCTTTCCCGCAACCTTACGTTTTGGACGCGCGCCGCTGTATTTCTTATTTGACGATTGAGCTGAAGGGGTGGATTCCGCGTGAGTTTCGGCCTTTGATGGGCAACTGGGTTTATGGCTGTGACGTATGCCAGCTTGTTTGTCCCTTCAATCGCTTTGCGCCGGAGTCGGTGGAATCTGCTTTTCGGCCTGGGAGCGTGGAGGAGGCGGCTCCCCGGTTGTCCACGCTGCTGGCGCTGGATGAGGGGATGTTTCAGCGGCGGTTTGCAGGTTCGCCGGTGCGGCGGATTGGTCGGGCGCGATTGGTGCGGAATGCTTGCGTGAATGCCGGCAATTACGCCAGCGTCGAATTACTAGATCAATTGCTGTCCTTGTTGGCCGATCCCGAATTTCTCGTGCGCGGTCACGCTGCCTGGGCATTGGGCCGCATTGGACATGAAAAAGCGCGGCAGGGATTGGCTGCCGCGCTGGATCAGGAGATAAACGTCGAAGTGCGCGCCGAAATCGGCGACGCTTTGGCCTGTAGAGCAGGAACAGACGCCGTAAGATGA
- a CDS encoding pilus assembly protein: MPILVLFIAGIVEFSNLVITQNRVSTASRAAARFGANGGEDEGMVLVALNAVTDTMDLSPERWDMWAIRGEVNGDGDGFVSFQADHVYGAMQTARYTTTLTSILSGTLQAEVLYRLQQEFNGSEIIINPGQAAELKFIGMLVLYDTKFILGLDSLFDLVNSAKTIRQLHVMRRTGLDIETTNGCTGVFPIGIEANIRSLTPASYPDEDEFDYPNPPPVLAQFINNVGDVPLDEANEGYVYKLDFGYGPGDFSWLQWLQTTPDNAATLAASLQWPGDNHLQFHDYYENDDVQMHIGDWSAINTGNDIWSASSIISTISSDIDADRSMRLIIWHEGFNNGQALKIDGFAIFQVAGFHFDPANPGNSWLLLQFIRHDASCGQTIAP, encoded by the coding sequence ATGCCGATTTTGGTGTTGTTTATTGCCGGCATTGTCGAATTCAGCAACCTCGTCATCACCCAAAACCGCGTCAGCACCGCCTCCCGCGCCGCCGCCCGCTTCGGCGCCAACGGTGGCGAAGACGAAGGCATGGTACTCGTCGCCCTCAACGCCGTCACCGACACGATGGACCTCTCCCCCGAACGTTGGGATATGTGGGCCATCCGCGGCGAAGTCAACGGGGACGGCGACGGCTTCGTGAGCTTCCAGGCTGACCACGTTTACGGAGCCATGCAAACCGCCCGCTACACCACCACCCTCACCAGCATCCTCAGCGGCACGCTCCAGGCGGAAGTGCTTTATCGCCTCCAACAAGAATTCAACGGATCGGAAATCATCATCAACCCAGGCCAAGCCGCCGAATTAAAATTCATCGGGATGCTCGTCCTCTACGATACCAAGTTCATTCTCGGTCTGGATAGTCTCTTCGACCTCGTCAACAGCGCCAAAACCATCCGCCAGTTGCACGTGATGCGCCGCACCGGGCTAGACATTGAAACCACCAACGGCTGCACGGGGGTCTTTCCCATTGGCATTGAAGCAAACATCCGCAGCCTCACGCCCGCCAGCTACCCGGACGAAGACGAATTCGACTATCCCAATCCACCGCCGGTTCTCGCCCAGTTCATCAACAACGTAGGAGACGTTCCGCTCGACGAAGCGAACGAAGGGTACGTATACAAGCTGGATTTTGGCTATGGACCCGGCGATTTCTCCTGGCTGCAATGGCTGCAAACCACCCCCGATAACGCAGCCACACTCGCCGCCAGCCTGCAGTGGCCGGGCGACAACCACTTGCAGTTTCATGACTATTACGAGAACGACGACGTTCAAATGCACATCGGCGACTGGTCGGCCATCAATACCGGCAACGATATCTGGTCCGCGAGCAGCATCATCAGCACCATAAGCAGTGATATTGACGCCGACCGCAGTATGCGACTGATCATCTGGCATGAAGGATTCAACAATGGCCAGGCACTGAAGATCGATGGGTTTGCCATTTTCCAGGTAGCCGGCTTCCATTTCGATCCCGCGAATCCGGGTAACTCCTGGCTGCTCCTGCAATTTATCCGCCACGACGCCTCCTGCGGCCAGACCATAGCGCCGTGA